The genomic DNA GATGAACTAATGAAatggctggtgagtgtatatGTGTATTTCTTATATATAGTCACTAAGCctttagatacaaaaatataacaGAATACATGATCAAATTCAAATATGTAACAAATCTGTGTCAGTAAATCATCAACATAATGTTAAAAGGCACCACCAACAAATATGCCCTACAGAATTGCAGAAAGATGCTTACAAGTTTtcaaatgttttacattttaaaaagttttctttatatttattgtgttgtatttttttgACCTTTAACCCTGACTCAACGAGTCAGTGATTCCAGAATAATAGAACAATAAATCTGCAAGATAATGATGATTTGAAGAATACCAAACAGTCTGCAAGCTTACAGCCATACCACTCTGAGCAAGCCCGACTGGTGAATCTAAATTGtccacaggtgtgaatgtgagtggttGTTTCTATGTGTTAGCACTGCATCTGGGTGGTGACCTGTACGGGGTGTACCCTGTCGTAGCACACCCCACGGCCCTGAtgaggataagcagaagagaatggatgaatggataaaCAGTCTGTAGTGGCTTTGCAAGCATCCTCCTGCGAACCAGTCAATCCATCTACTTAAAGATGCAGAATGCTGTCAATTCCTAAAATTGTTGAAATCAACTAAATATTATCAGTTTTGGGGATTTTTACATCAACAGTGTGGACCAAACACATTACAATTTGTTGGAAATTACAAATTTTAAGACACAAACTAATTGAATGAATCAGAAAATAATGTGCTTATTATCCATTACTTAAAATGTTAGTGGCAGTCCTAAAAATGCACAGACTTTCATATTTATTCCACTTTGTGCTGCAATTCGAAACATTATGTTGCCTTCTTAATAATTGTGAATTATTTTATTAGTGATGTTGGCAAGCTTGAAATTCTCTTTAGGGTGTTAAAGGAATTTAGGTTGTTCTGAAGTATGTTTTGCTGTGGGTTCGAGACTGGGGAGAGAGAGTTTGAGGAATCACTAGGCTGCCTGGTGGAACTCCAATCAGTGATTGAGTCTGAAAATTGGGAATTTGGGAATGACTCCAAAGATAAAGATAAAGTAGGGTTTTGAATTCCCTTAGATGACAGCTCATCCTCACTGCCTTTGTGATCCCTGGAATAATTCCTAATATCCCGGCGGAATGATTTCTCTGTGTTTGCTTCCTTCTTACACAGAATAATGTAGCACTTTGTGAAGAACTGACAAAACAAGATGCCGTAGGCTGAGATGAGGATAACAACCATCTCCACTGCTGGAATGTACTTGCCTGTGACATTGGCATAGACTGGACCAAACATGATCCAGGAGATGAAGTAAATGAGCATTGCAAAAGTGATGAACTTTGCATCATTGTAACAGTCAGGCAACTTTCGTCCCTTAAAAGCAACACCAAAGCAGATTAGAGCCAAAAGGCCAATATAGACTAGCATGGCTCCAAATGCAGGAATTAATTTCTCATTACAAAACATCAGTTTCATGTTGTTCTGTGTGATCTCTGAGTCAGCAGTTGGAGGACTGTGTATAAGCCACGTTGTAACAATAACCACTTGACCTGCCATGCAGACTGCAATAATGAGGTAAGGCTTGTAGAGCTTCTTCAGCACACTTTGAATGACCGGGTCAAACTCAAAGGCTAAGACGATCTTAAAGGACTTGACCATGATGCAGGAGACACACAAGGTAAAACTCAAGCCAAACACCACCTGCCGTGCTTGACACTGATAGCTATTGGGTGGACCACCAAATAATATAACACTAGTAAATGTGATcataagggagaggaggagaatgATGCTGATTGGGCCAACAGATGAGCGCACAACAGGGGTATTCCAGTGTGCAAGGAAGATGATCCCAACAACAATGGTAAGCACTGCTCCTAAAGAAGTAAAAGACAGCAGCACAATAAGATATACATCACCCCATTTCAGAAAATCAGTTTTTCTTGGCAAACACTTTGAACTGCCTTTTAGGGAGTAATAGTTTTTTTCACAAGGATTGCACTTCTCCAaatctgaaaagaaagaaaacaagatcATTAGAATATGTAAGTTGGATTCAAACTCCTTGAACTGTCAATGCAATAGACTGCAATATaagcattttaaataaataataataatggatactttattgatccccatggggaaattacttgtttttctctgcatttgacccattcactcagtgaagcagtgggcagcccactaagcaggcgcccggggagcagtgtgtagggacggtaccttgctcaggagtacctcagggtagccgttaagtggattcgaaccgccgaccttccgatcatggggcgaccactttacctactgagctatccctgccccaaacACTTATTTTGACTTTTATGTAGTTTTACAGTTAACTGATACAAATGGAGTTTACTGTTTCTTTTATAATACATACCAGTGGTATTGGAAAAGGTGTTCTCAGCACAGGGTTCACACTGATAGCAGCAACGAGGCTGGCCCGAAACTGAAATCttactgtagccaggctgacagcTGTCTGTGCACCTGGAAGTCACGTTTccctgagagaagaaagaatcatgattttttttttacagtctgtATAGTGTACTCTCTTTATTCTAACACACAAGTTTTTATATGCTAACTGCTTCTTAAACAAcacaagaacaagaaaaaaacaaggaaggaaagtaaaaaagaaactgaGGAGCTAATCCAGTACACACAGTCATTCAGTTTTCAAGAAAAACTCCTTAAATTGAGTATTGACATTGATAaatatatgacaaataaaataaacctatGTTCTTGCTGATGATAATGGTAATTTTCAAATACTTAGGTTATCATTTTAGTATGCCAATATTAGCACAACTAAGTATGATCAGATTGCCTTTAATTTCATTCACAAAATCAGTAGAGAGACAAATTATGACCTTTGACAGTGCAAGAGTTAATAATTTAACCCAAAGTCTGTATCAAATAACATGGTAATCAACAGTGATTtctttaaatatgaaatatcAATATCAGCATAGCATTAGAGTAATATTTAGTGAATCACCAGAATTGGTAAGATTCATCTTCTACACatcttaaatatttttttaaatatcaattCAACATGGCTTATGAATGAACCACCAATGAGTCCAACAATATATTAATCCTGCCAACACTGACTGTAGATAATGTGaatatctaaaaataaaaacaatgaatgaatggaAGAAGAATAAAACAATTTGACAGTGGAGGGCAAGTTATTACTTACAATGTAAATGTAGAAagcatgttttgtttcctgcgAGATGAACGTCAGGCTATTTTGCAATATACTGTAGCGAGCTACAATGTCATTTACGTCTAGAGACTCTGAAGTCTGCTTCCATAGGACGATATCGTATTCAGTGTTGAGGTCACCATGGGGATCAAATGAATAGTTTTTCCCATCCATGTGGAACTTTGCCTTCCATAGGGCTCCTCGTAACTGAAATTGCAGTGTGTGTGAAAatattgattaaaaataatgtatCTAAAGTGGACAGGACAAAACATCATACACACAGATTAGGTACAACATTATGACCAGAGACATGTCTTTTCATCATAGGACCTATTAGTGGGTGGGATGTATTAGGGAGCATGTGAATATTTTGTCCTCAAAGTTGATGtattaaaagcaagaaaaattgGCTAACCGACTGGGTCAGAAAATCTCCAAAACGTCAGCTCTTGTGGGTTTTTCGTGGTCT from Maylandia zebra isolate NMK-2024a linkage group LG15, Mzebra_GT3a, whole genome shotgun sequence includes the following:
- the LOC143412767 gene encoding G-protein coupled receptor family C group 6 member A-like; this translates as MRGNCNTSAQQSSPVLAVIGGYYSEIAIAVTRLLNLEYIPEISYGATSGLLSDKTRFPSFMRTVPQDNHQARAISEILDNNGWTWVGVLTTDGEYARYITERLWYYTNQKGICFAFTSVLPDNLNDYLLGKSIESTVKTIIDNENVSVIVSFAKPDHMMYIFQKLLNDPQGTRRIWLASDIWSQSPEILNTKKHTLSDIGTIIGITFKSGNTTKLKRYLDDLDENPSHHNNNPFLKQHGSTSSEKLKTMIYPSAVFSIELAVKAIAQAVEDLCTERDCKTKRPSPLELRGALWKAKFHMDGKNYSFDPHGDLNTEYDIVLWKQTSESLDVNDIVARYSILQNSLTFISQETKHAFYIYIGNVTSRCTDSCQPGYSKISVSGQPRCCYQCEPCAENTFSNTTDLEKCNPCEKNYYSLKGSSKCLPRKTDFLKWGDVYLIVLLSFTSLGAVLTIVVGIIFLAHWNTPVVRSSVGPISIILLLSLMITFTSVILFGGPPNSYQCQARQVVFGLSFTLCVSCIMVKSFKIVLAFEFDPVIQSVLKKLYKPYLIIAVCMAGQVVIVTTWLIHSPPTADSEITQNNMKLMFCNEKLIPAFGAMLVYIGLLALICFGVAFKGRKLPDCYNDAKFITFAMLIYFISWIMFGPVYANVTGKYIPAVEMVVILISAYGILFCQFFTKCYIILCKKEANTEKSFRRDIRNYSRDHKGSEDELSSKGIQNPTLSLSLESFPNSQFSDSITDWSSTRQPSDSSNSLSPVSNPQQNILQNNLNSFNTLKRISSLPTSLIK